Proteins found in one Paenibacillus dendritiformis genomic segment:
- a CDS encoding serine hydrolase domain-containing protein codes for MKKIIVFMIALLILFTGFATPSYALSDSQSDSIQTLLDDASRISGVPGMSISILVNNEVLYFSSGYADREKGLPASENTLYELASVSKAFTGMGILLMEEQGMLSMSDSIQKYLPWFTLKYQGKHVDMQSMTLNNFLHHTSGLTNGSHSQNIPQGNTPDMLQKTVEMLVDSELSFYPGEQYNYGTVNYDVLGLVIEIVSGQSYEEFMKEQVFQPLGLHQTYVYKEDAQATGQLAQGYRSSFFMTTPYNAPDYSGNKPAGYIISCTKDMARWMGIQMGIVQDIPEIFHTVIEKSHQGDRSVPAVNEMYYAAGWSVNANQTMIEHPGGNPNFGTEMVILLNERIAICLLTNGENINRSMVLKVKDILDGNLTQSYGISGTQLLDIILSSTTIILCLLAVLFFLLGLRRRKTNERQPMTKKRIIVTAILLIATIVQCIICYALDWSEILIWRTYSVLTALISSALLTASITWFVYTHRYNASLRK; via the coding sequence ATGAAAAAAATTATTGTCTTTATGATTGCATTACTTATACTGTTCACCGGATTCGCAACACCAAGTTATGCATTATCAGATTCGCAATCTGATTCAATACAAACATTGTTGGATGATGCAAGCCGTATATCAGGTGTACCGGGAATGTCAATCTCAATACTTGTGAACAATGAAGTGCTCTACTTTTCTTCCGGGTACGCAGATCGTGAAAAGGGACTGCCGGCAAGTGAAAATACTCTATATGAGCTGGCTTCGGTAAGTAAAGCTTTTACCGGCATGGGTATTCTGCTGATGGAAGAACAAGGAATGCTGTCAATGTCAGACTCTATCCAGAAATATTTGCCTTGGTTTACGTTAAAGTATCAGGGGAAACACGTTGATATGCAAAGTATGACACTCAATAACTTTTTACACCATACTAGCGGCTTAACAAATGGCAGTCACAGTCAAAACATTCCACAAGGCAATACGCCGGATATGTTGCAAAAAACCGTAGAAATGCTCGTAGATTCTGAATTGTCGTTCTATCCTGGTGAGCAGTATAATTACGGAACTGTTAATTATGACGTATTAGGTCTGGTTATTGAGATTGTGTCGGGACAAAGCTATGAAGAATTTATGAAGGAACAGGTATTTCAGCCACTGGGTCTTCACCAGACGTATGTTTATAAAGAAGATGCTCAAGCCACCGGACAGTTGGCACAGGGCTACCGTTCTTCCTTTTTTATGACAACCCCATATAACGCGCCGGATTATTCCGGGAATAAACCCGCAGGCTACATCATTTCTTGTACAAAAGATATGGCGCGTTGGATGGGCATACAGATGGGTATTGTGCAGGACATACCCGAAATATTCCATACGGTTATCGAGAAATCACATCAGGGTGATAGGTCTGTTCCGGCTGTCAACGAAATGTATTATGCGGCGGGCTGGTCGGTAAACGCCAACCAAACGATGATAGAGCACCCAGGGGGCAATCCCAATTTCGGAACCGAAATGGTCATACTGCTAAATGAACGAATAGCCATCTGCTTGCTGACCAACGGCGAAAATATCAATAGAAGCATGGTACTAAAAGTTAAAGATATATTAGACGGCAATCTGACGCAGTCATATGGAATAAGCGGCACACAGCTTTTGGACATCATTTTGTCGTCTACCACAATTATTCTTTGCCTATTGGCTGTTCTGTTCTTTCTCTTAGGATTACGCAGAAGGAAAACGAATGAGCGGCAGCCAATGACAAAAAAGCGAATAATCGTAACAGCTATTTTGCTGATTGCTACGATTGTCCAGTGTATAATATGCTATGCATTAGATTGGTCAGAGATACTTATTTGGCGAACATATAGTGTTCTTACAGCTTTGATTTCGTCGGCATTATTAACAGCAAGCATTACATGGTTTGTATACACTCACCGATATAATGCCTCGCTCCGAAAATAA
- a CDS encoding serine hydrolase has translation MTTIIRKGFKPAVLATAILIGLTAMTPDIPVYATQDHSASVQKTATASREAIPITTESVERFADSYFSRPDVRERLKGALFLVVKDDKVLLNKGYGYADVAAKKPIDPDKTVFRMASISKVFTATAVMQLVEQGKIDLEHDISKYMADITIPNKTGFPLKMKHLLTHTTGYNYTDGSAAASRISLDRYVKENIPTVIRKPGEAYRYDNIAFVQQGYIVQNVSKLPFESYMKEHIFKPLGMNRSDFTMSADVKANLAKGYDPEGNEIALYDNTPYIDPTGGLFSTGSDMAKYITAMLNGGKLGDNRILKEQTTRTMESFQYGIHSKLPVMSYGFESFLKHLHNGEVVIGKGGDLAGAHSWMWMLPEHKVGAMVIVNGETIDPRIELFAAFMQQFYPDQRSAATAQLKPAQKQLTRFEGTYRNLRNPMAISSITAGKDGTITVKDQMGTHKLKQLEALLFQDEDGMTAGFKEDSNGGINYFYYNAPDSFFEKLPNPKQYRDVPKNHPYASSIYLVRKLQNVSDDGPNTFRPKKAITRAEFIQMLVQIGGFQLSKQPVRFTDSVGHPLAPEIQTAVEHLGVAGLQDGRFEPNRAITRQEAALLAWRFAQTYRTDQPQKAKLRGKQPSSWARDAVQFVAAAKLFGPEVKIGANGAINYEPMRPMLRQEAAALLAGLAVPSGS, from the coding sequence TCACAACCGAATCGGTAGAGAGGTTTGCGGATTCTTATTTCTCGCGTCCCGATGTCAGGGAGCGGCTCAAAGGCGCACTCTTTCTTGTCGTCAAAGATGATAAGGTACTGCTCAATAAAGGATACGGATATGCCGATGTGGCCGCCAAGAAGCCTATTGACCCCGATAAGACTGTATTCAGAATGGCGTCAATATCCAAAGTTTTCACAGCAACGGCAGTCATGCAGCTCGTTGAGCAAGGCAAAATCGATCTGGAACATGACATATCCAAATATATGGCAGACATCACCATCCCTAATAAAACAGGCTTCCCGCTTAAGATGAAACATCTGTTGACCCATACAACCGGGTATAACTACACAGATGGTTCCGCAGCAGCAAGCCGCATATCTCTTGATCGCTATGTAAAAGAAAATATACCGACTGTCATACGCAAACCTGGAGAGGCCTACCGTTATGATAATATAGCTTTCGTACAACAGGGATATATCGTACAAAATGTATCGAAGCTCCCGTTTGAAAGCTACATGAAAGAGCATATATTTAAACCGCTCGGTATGAATAGATCCGATTTTACAATGAGTGCCGATGTCAAAGCAAATCTCGCCAAAGGCTATGATCCTGAAGGCAACGAGATTGCTCTCTACGATAATACCCCCTATATTGACCCAACCGGAGGATTATTCTCAACCGGAAGCGATATGGCCAAGTACATAACTGCGATGTTAAATGGAGGCAAGCTCGGGGACAATCGAATATTGAAGGAACAAACGACCCGGACCATGGAGTCCTTTCAATACGGCATTCATTCGAAGCTGCCTGTAATGTCATATGGGTTCGAATCTTTCCTTAAGCACCTTCACAATGGAGAGGTTGTCATCGGGAAAGGCGGGGATCTTGCTGGAGCTCATTCCTGGATGTGGATGCTGCCCGAGCACAAAGTAGGCGCGATGGTTATCGTGAACGGCGAGACGATAGATCCGAGAATCGAACTGTTCGCCGCCTTCATGCAGCAGTTTTATCCCGATCAACGCTCTGCCGCAACGGCTCAACTTAAACCGGCACAGAAACAGTTGACTCGATTTGAAGGCACATACAGAAACCTGCGGAATCCGATGGCGATCTCGAGTATTACGGCAGGTAAGGACGGTACAATTACGGTAAAAGATCAGATGGGTACTCATAAGCTGAAACAGCTAGAAGCTTTATTGTTTCAAGACGAGGACGGCATGACAGCGGGCTTTAAAGAGGATAGTAACGGGGGGATCAACTACTTCTATTACAACGCCCCAGACAGTTTTTTCGAGAAATTGCCAAACCCTAAGCAATACCGTGACGTACCTAAAAATCATCCGTATGCCTCTTCTATTTATCTGGTAAGAAAACTTCAAAATGTAAGCGATGACGGCCCAAACACATTCAGACCTAAAAAAGCTATAACCCGGGCGGAATTCATTCAAATGCTGGTGCAGATTGGCGGATTTCAATTAAGCAAGCAGCCTGTCCGATTCACCGATTCGGTGGGCCATCCGCTTGCACCGGAAATTCAGACAGCCGTTGAGCATTTAGGTGTCGCAGGATTACAGGACGGACGTTTTGAACCGAATCGAGCGATAACGAGGCAGGAAGCTGCTTTATTAGCATGGAGATTTGCGCAGACGTATAGAACGGACCAACCGCAAAAAGCAAAGCTACGTGGCAAACAACCATCATCTTGGGCCCGGGATGCCGTACAATTTGTTGCTGCCGCAAAACTGTTTGGTCCTGAAGTAAAGATTGGAGCGAATGGAGCGATAAATTATGAACCTATGCGCCCAATGCTTCGCCAAGAAGCCGCTGCGTTGTTAGCCGGGCTTGCCGTACCGTCGGGATCATAA